GTGGTGCGGCAAATTCAGAATGGAAAAACCGTGGCATTAATAAGCGACGCCGGAACCCCGGCAATTAGCGACCCCGGATTTTTATTGACCCGCGCCTGTGTTGAAGCCGGGCTTGAAGTAGATTGCCTGCCCGGTGCAACTGCTTTTGTTCCGGCATTGGTAAATAGCGGTCTTCCAAATGATAAATTTGTTTTTGAAGGTTTTCTGCCGGTAAAAAAAGGAAGGCAGACCCGCCTGGAATTCCTGGCGCAGGAAACCCGTACCATAATATTATATGAATCGCCGCACAAGCTCCTCAAAACGCTTAGCCAGATAAAGGAGTATTTTGGGGAAGACCGGCAGGTTTCAGTTTCCCGCGAAATTACCAAGCTACACGAGGAAACTGTGAGAGGAACAGCAGCTCAGGTTCTTGCGCACTATGAAGAAAAACCTCCAAAAGGGGAGATTGTGGTGGTGGTTGCAGGGAATAAATAGCTATTCTGTAACCTCGATATCGAGCGTGATGATTGTTTCAGAAAAAACCTCTGCTCCGTTAGATTCAGCTCTTTTGATCTTTACTACTTCGGTCCCGGTAAATCCGCTTTCTGGAGCATAGACATAGAAGATGCCTTGCTCGCGGTGCTTAATTTCACTCAGAACTGCATGTGCTGCCTGTTCTGAAATACTGAAACCGCCTTCAGTGGGTATTGCTTTTGAAAGCAGGTGCTCAAGAGTATCGGCTTTTGAAATGGAAATCGTTTCTTCAGGTGCTTCTGTTTCTACTGAAGTTTTATTTTTGCAGGCAAGGAAAATCAGGGAAATGGCGAATAAAATGATCTTTTTCATGGAGTGTGATTTTTAATTCAATTAATAAAGAAATAAATAATTGCTTGAATAAATCTTTACAAAAGATGAATTTCGGCGTCAGATTTTCCTTCAAGTTCTCGATGAGGTCGGTTTGTAGGACGTAAATTATAAAGAACAATCAGTATTTTTGAAAAAAAATCTATGCGCTGGACCCTCAAACCCAAACCCGATCCCAAAACCGTAGCACATCTTGTAGAAGTCCTGGGCGTGGAGGAGCCTATCGCTTCTTTACTGGCTCAGCGCGGTATAGAAACATTCGAGGAGGCCAAAAAATTCTTTCGTCCCAGTCTTGAAGACCTTCATGACCCGTATTTAATGAAAGACATGGAAGCGGCGGTAAAGCGTATTGAGCTCGCCCTTCAAAAAGGGGAAAATATCATGGTCTTTGGAGACTATGATGTAGACGGTACTACCAGTGTGGCACTGGTTTCTTCTTACCTCAAAAGCATCTATCCCAATATTGCAACTTACATTCCAGACAGGTATGAAGAAGGATACGGAGTGTCTTATAAAGGGATAGACTTTGCGGCCGATAATGACATTAGCCTTATCATTGCCCTTGACTGCGGGATTAAAGCCATTGAAAAAGTGGCTTATGCCGCCGGGAAAGGGATCGATTTTATTATTTGTGACCATCACAGGCCGGGGGCAACGATACCTAACGCGGTAGCCGTGCTCGACCCAAAAAGAGAAGATTGTGAGTATCCCTACAAAGAGCTCTGCGGGTGTGGTGTGGGTTTTAAGCTGTTACAAGCGCTAAATGAAAAGCGGGGAGAGCCTTTTGAGCTGCTTATCCCATACCTTGACCTGGTGGCCACGGCTATTGGGGCCGATATAGTTCCGGTGACCGGAGAGAACAGGATTTTGGCTTACCACGGCCTGCAGGTGATAAACCTTGCACCGCGCCCCGGGATAAAAGCCATTCTTGCCCAGGTCAAAAAAGAGCAGCTCACGCTTACAGATGTTGTATTTATAGTGGCGCCGCGCATCAATGCGGCCGGAAGAATGAAGCACGGGTTGCACGCCGTAAACCTTTTAACTGAAGAAGACCCCGAAAAAGCAAAAGAATTTGCTGCGGAAATTGAAGCCTACAACACAAGCCGCCGCGATACCGATAAGGTCATTACCGAAGAAGCACTTGCCCAGATTAATGAACTAAGGGAGCAGGATCGCAAAACTACGGTAGTGTACCGGGAGAACTGGCATAAAGGGGTGATTGGAATTGTGGCGTCAAGGCTTACCGAAACCTACTATAGGCCTACCCTGGTCTTTACCCGTAGCGGAGAGAAACTTGCGGCATCGGCACGGTCTGTAAGTGGCTTTGATGTCTACGACGCTCTCGAAGGCTGCAGCGAATTCATTGAGCAGTTTGGCGGGCATAAATATGCGGCGGGTCTAACCCTGCTTTCCCACCAGTATGATAATTTCAAGCGAAAATTTGAAGAGGTGGTTTCGGCTACAATAGATCCGCGCCTGCTAACGCCCGAGATCCAGATCGATGCCGAAATAGACTTAAGCGATATTACGGCTAAATTCCACAGGATCCTCAAGCAGTTTGCCCCTTTTGGCCCCGGGAATATGTCGCCTGTATTTATGACTAAAAATTTGCGCGATACCGGCTATGCGCGTTGCGTGGGGGGTGAAGACAAGCACCTGAAAGCCCGCTTTTTTCAAAAAGGGAATGACCGAAGCTTTGACGCCATAGGTTTTGATTTGGGCAGGAAGTGTGAGCTGGTGAGTGAGGGCAAAAAAGTGAAAGCTGCCTTTTGTATAGACGAAAATGAATTTCAGGGCAATGTGACGCTGCAGTTGAGACTAAAAGATTTAGAGGTAAATTAACCCCTCTTCTGTTAATATTGTTGCTGAATTCTTACAGCCTGTATTCTTCATTTGCTGTTCAACAATTTTCCATGTACTTGATCTAAAAAAGTTTTTGATAATGAGATGTTTAGCTACTTTAGAAGAGCCATAACATAAGTAGGTTAAGTTCATGGTAGATTTGGGGCAAAAAAAGGTGGAGTCATCCACCTTTTTTTATGCGTGAAATTCAGCAAAAAAAGAAGCTGCCTTAAAAGCCCTTTTTCGAAAGTCCGGAGTTTAGGTTCTTTTAAGTTCTTAGGTCTGAAAAGAATCCGGAAGTACGCTTTAGGTTTTAAGACAGCCTGTCTTCTTAAAATCTGTGTTCGATCTTAATTATTTATGTTGTGCATATCGCTTGGACACTTCTTCCCAGTTGATCACATTGAAGAATGCTTCAATATAAGCAGGACGCTGGTTTTGATACTTCAGGTAGTATGCATGCTCCCACACATCCATTCCAAGGATTGGGTATCCGCCGCAACCAACTCCCGGCATTAAAGGGTTGTCCTGGTTTGGAGTAGAGCACACTTCCAGTTTTCCGCCTTCTTTTACACAAAGCCAGGCCCAACCAGATCCAAACTGGGTAGCACCGGCTTTAGAGAACTCATCTTTAAAAGCTTCAAACGATCCAAAGTCCCTGTCTATTGCAGAGGCCAGATCTCCCTGAGGCTTTCCACCGCCATCAGGTCCCATAATTTCCCAGAAAAGGTTGTGGTTGAAATAACCACCGCCATTGTTGCGCACAGCCTTATCTTCCATGTCGAGGTTGTTCAGAATATTCTCGATATTCTTGCCTTCCATATCTGTGCCTTTAATGGCATCATTTAATTTGCTGGTATATCCTGCGTGGTGTTTATCGTGGTGGATCTCCATTGTTTTTGCGTCAATGTGAGGCTCCAATGCGTCTACTGCATATTTTAATTTTGGTAACTCGAAAGCCATAGTTAAATCTTTTTTACATTATTAATTAGGTCAACTTCAAATTTAGAGATAAACCTTTTTAATAGGAATTATAAAATGTTATAAAATCCTTAAAGATGTGGCTTTTTAGGAAACTTAATTAGATATACCGAAAAATTATCCCATTTCTTCGGCATATTTTCTTGCTAATGAACAGCTAAGAGGAGGTCATTTTAAACAGCATTTCTTACATTAGTGGAAAAAATTTGAAGGACGCTAATATCTTCAGGATTTATGATGCTTCGGCCGGGTCTGGCAAGACCTATACCCTTGTAAAACAGTATCTTTTGCTCCTGCTTTCTTCGCCCCGCGTAGACAGTTATAAAAACATTCTTGCCATAACTTTCACCAATAAAGCTGTGGGGGAAATGAAATCGCGCATTGTTGAGAGCCTGCATGGGCTGGCAAACCCCAGCCGCAATTCAAAAGAAAATGATTTGCTCATGGCACTTTCTGAAAGTTCGGGAATGCCGGCAGAGCGTATTCAGAAGAAAAGCAGTGATATCCTGAAGCATATTATCCATAATTATGCAGCGTTTGAAGTTTCTACCATAGACGGGTTTACCCACAGGGTTTTGAGAACTTTTGCCAAAGACCTCGGGCTGCCCCTTAATTTTGAAGTTGAACTTAGAACCGACGAAGTAATTGGGGAGGCCGTAGACAGGCTCATTAGCAAAGCCGGTAAAGACAAGGCCCTCACCCGCATTTTAGTGAATTTTGTGCTCTCCAGGACCGATGATGACAAGAGCTGGGACATAGCCCGTGACCTTTTTGCCATTGGCCGTTTACTCACCCAGGAAACCAGCAGCAAATTCCTGGAGATCCTAAAGACAAAAAAACCTGAAGATTTTGAAGATCTCAAAAAGAAGATAACACAGGAACAGAAAAAACTGGAAAATGCAGTTGTTGAGACAGCGAATTATTTTTTCGGCTTGCTTGATGAAAACGATCTTGACAACGGCTGCTTCAGTGGTGGTTATTGCCCTAAGTTTTTCCTGAAGCTTCAAAAAGGGGATTTTAACGTGAACTTTTCCGCAGGCTGGCAAAGGGACCTGGCAGAAAAAGCCCTTTATCCTTCCAGACTTGATACCGCAAAAAAGCAGGTGCTCGATAAGCTTCAGCCGCAAATTATAGAGCTGTACAAGCAGGCAAAATTACTCCTCACCCGCATACAATTTCTGGAAGCGGTAGAGAAGAACCTCGTGCCGCTGTCGCTTTTAAATGCCATACAGGCACAAATTGAAGAGATAAAAGCTGAAAATTCGCTGGTGTTGATTTCAGAATTCAATGCCACCATCAGTAAGGCGGTGAAAGATCAGCCCGCGCCTTTTATCTATGAAAGGCTGGGAGACCGCTACCGGCATTATTTTGTTGATGAATTTCAGGATACCTCCCAGTTACAGTGGGAAAATTTGATCCCGCTTGTAGACAATACACTTTCTATTGAACACCCGGCCGGCGAATTTGGTTCCCTTACGCTGGTGGGAGACGCAAAACAGTCTATTTACAGGTGGCGTGGCGGTAAAGCCGAACAATTCATGGAGCTGTGCCAAAAGCGGCATCCGTTTAGCGTTGAAGAGCTCGAAATGCTGGTGTTGCCAAACAACTACCGCAGCGCGAGAACAGTAGTGGAGTTCAATAATGATTTTTTTAAGTACACTTCCGGATTTTTTCTGCATGAAACGCATAAAAACCTGTTTCTGAACAGCGGGCAGGGGGTGGTGAGCTCAAAAGAGGGTTATGTGAACATATCTTTTATTGAAGCCGAAAATGCTTCCGAAGAAATGGAGGCCTACCCCGTAAGAGTACTCGAAATTATTGAGGAAGTGCAGGAAAACGGCAGGCGGCTTTCAGATATTTGCATCCTCACCCGAACGCGACGGGAGAGCATAGCCGTTGCCAATTACCTGAGTGAACATGCCGTGCCGGTGATTTCTGCGGAAAGCCTGCTCATCAACAGGTCGCCAAAAATCAGGTTTATAACTGCCATTTTACAGTATTGCCTTGACCCGGGCGACAAGTCGCTGAAATTTGAGATCCTCGATTATCTTTTGTCTGAAAACATTGAGGTAGAAAATGACTTCCAGTTTCTGGAAGAGCATTTAAAGCCTGAAGGAGAGGAGTTTTTTAAAGCCCTGGAAAAAAACGGGATCAGTTTTTCACCCGTGGCAGCCACGGCAATGTCGGTTTATGAGGCAGTTGAATATATCATCAGGGCTTTTTCACTGGAAGCAGTTTCTGATGCTTACCTGCAGTTCTACCTCGATTTTGTGTATGAGGTTTCCAGTTCTGAAGGCGTGGGTTTTTTCAGCTTTTTGGAACAGTGGGAGCGAAAAAAAGACGAATTGAGCATAGTGGTGCCACAGGGGGAGAATGCCGTGCAAATAATGACCATTCACAAGGCAAAAGGCCTTGAATTTCCTGTGGTTATTTATCCTTTTGCCAATACCCAGATTAACGATACTGCCAGGGAACATTTTTGGATAGAACTGCCCGAAAACCTCAATAACAACGTAGAGATCGCTTACCTGCGCGCGGCCGACAAGATGAAGGAATGGGAAGGGGAAGCTCCTCAGATCTATCATGAGTTGAGTTGTAACAGTCAGCTTGACGCGCTCAACGTTTTGTATGTGGCCATGACGCGGCCCGAACAGCAGTTGTATGTCATTTCAAAGATGGACCTCGATAAAAAAGGCAATGAGAATACCAACCGCATTTCAGGTTTGTTGATCTCTTACCTGCGCTCTACAGGAAAATGGGATGATGGCCACGTATACCACTTCGGAAACCCGCATGAAATTATTTCCGAAGAAAGAAAACCGGCAAACAGCTTTGAGCAGGAAAGTTTCTTTTCTTCCCCAACCCAGGGCAATGGGATTTCCATCATCACGCGCTCGGGGCTTATGTGGAATACTAGGCAACAGCAGGCCATTGAAAAAGGTCAGCTTATCCACGATCTTTTTGCAAAAATAGATACCGAAGCAGATGTGGAGCAGGTGCTTGAAAATGGCAAAAATGACGGACTTTTTGCTTCCGAAGAAAAAGAAGAACTCAAAAGGTCTATTCTGGAAGTCACCGGCCACGGGGAGTTAAAAAAGTATTTCGCACAGGGGGTCGTGAATTTTAACGAGCGGGAAATCATTTCTGAAGACGGAGCTATTTTGAGGCCCGACAGGCTGATTTTTTCAGGTCAAAAAGTAAGCGTCATTGACTACAAAACAGGTGCGGCAGATCCAAAACATAAAGCGCAGATTTCAGAATATGCTCATATTCTGGAAAAAATGGATTTTGAGATCGAAAAGAAGATCCTGGTATATATAAACGACCAGATTGAAGTAACTTTTGTGTAAAAGAATGTAATTTTGTAAAAAACCAGTCAGTATGTACGGAAAAATGAAAGAATACCTTGAAAAGGAAATAAAAAATATCAAGGAAGAAGGGCTTTACAAAAAGGAAAGGATCATTACATCTCCACAGGGCGCAGAGATTACGCTTGAAGGTGGGAAAAAGGTCCTTAATTTTTGTGCTAACAATTACCTTGGGCTGTCTTCACATCCTGAAGTGATACAGGCGGCGAAAGACGCTATGGATTCCCATGGCTTCGGAATGTCGAGTGTAAGGTTTATATGCGGTACTCAGGATATCCATAAAGATCTGGAGCGCAAGATTGCCGATTTCTACGGAATGGATGACACCATTCTTTATGCTGCTGCATTTGACGCGAACGGCGGCGTTTTTGAGCCACTTTTGACTGCTGAAGACGCCATAATTTCTGATTCCCTCAACCACGCCTCCATTATTGATGGGGTGCGGCTGTGTAAGGCGGCACGCTACCGTTATGAAAACGGGAATATGGAAGACCTTGAAGAACAGCTTAAGGCGGCTAATGAAAAAGGGGCCCGTTTTAAAATTATCGTTACCGATGGGGTCTTTTCTATGGATGGGCTTGTGGCACCCCTTGATGAGATCTGCGACCTTGCCGACAAGTATGATGCTTTGGTGATGATAGATGAATGCCATGCAACAGGATTTATAGGCCAGGATGGGATTGGAACTCTTGAAGAAAAAGGAGTATTGGGCCGTATTGATATTATTACCGGAACCCTGGGGAAAGCCCTTGGCGGTGCGATGGGCGGTTATACCGTGGCCAAAAAAGAGATCATAGAGATCTTGCGTCAAAGGTCAAGGCCATACCTTTTCTCCAATTCACTGGCCCCGGCTATAGTGGGAGCTTCAATCAAGGTTTTTGAGATGTTGGCTAAAGACGATTCGCTTAGAAACAAGGTGAAGGAGAACACCAAATACTTTAAACAAGGTATAAAGGATGCCGGATTTGAAATTATTGAC
This Salinimicrobium tongyeongense DNA region includes the following protein-coding sequences:
- the rsmI gene encoding 16S rRNA (cytidine(1402)-2'-O)-methyltransferase, whose product is MAKLYLVPTPIGNLEDITFRAVRVLKEVDLILAEDTRNSGKLLKHFEINTPMQSHHMHNEHKTVENVVRQIQNGKTVALISDAGTPAISDPGFLLTRACVEAGLEVDCLPGATAFVPALVNSGLPNDKFVFEGFLPVKKGRQTRLEFLAQETRTIILYESPHKLLKTLSQIKEYFGEDRQVSVSREITKLHEETVRGTAAQVLAHYEEKPPKGEIVVVVAGNK
- the recJ gene encoding single-stranded-DNA-specific exonuclease RecJ, with the protein product MRWTLKPKPDPKTVAHLVEVLGVEEPIASLLAQRGIETFEEAKKFFRPSLEDLHDPYLMKDMEAAVKRIELALQKGENIMVFGDYDVDGTTSVALVSSYLKSIYPNIATYIPDRYEEGYGVSYKGIDFAADNDISLIIALDCGIKAIEKVAYAAGKGIDFIICDHHRPGATIPNAVAVLDPKREDCEYPYKELCGCGVGFKLLQALNEKRGEPFELLIPYLDLVATAIGADIVPVTGENRILAYHGLQVINLAPRPGIKAILAQVKKEQLTLTDVVFIVAPRINAAGRMKHGLHAVNLLTEEDPEKAKEFAAEIEAYNTSRRDTDKVITEEALAQINELREQDRKTTVVYRENWHKGVIGIVASRLTETYYRPTLVFTRSGEKLAASARSVSGFDVYDALEGCSEFIEQFGGHKYAAGLTLLSHQYDNFKRKFEEVVSATIDPRLLTPEIQIDAEIDLSDITAKFHRILKQFAPFGPGNMSPVFMTKNLRDTGYARCVGGEDKHLKARFFQKGNDRSFDAIGFDLGRKCELVSEGKKVKAAFCIDENEFQGNVTLQLRLKDLEVN
- a CDS encoding superoxide dismutase, with product MAFELPKLKYAVDALEPHIDAKTMEIHHDKHHAGYTSKLNDAIKGTDMEGKNIENILNNLDMEDKAVRNNGGGYFNHNLFWEIMGPDGGGKPQGDLASAIDRDFGSFEAFKDEFSKAGATQFGSGWAWLCVKEGGKLEVCSTPNQDNPLMPGVGCGGYPILGMDVWEHAYYLKYQNQRPAYIEAFFNVINWEEVSKRYAQHK
- a CDS encoding UvrD-helicase domain-containing protein, coding for MKDANIFRIYDASAGSGKTYTLVKQYLLLLLSSPRVDSYKNILAITFTNKAVGEMKSRIVESLHGLANPSRNSKENDLLMALSESSGMPAERIQKKSSDILKHIIHNYAAFEVSTIDGFTHRVLRTFAKDLGLPLNFEVELRTDEVIGEAVDRLISKAGKDKALTRILVNFVLSRTDDDKSWDIARDLFAIGRLLTQETSSKFLEILKTKKPEDFEDLKKKITQEQKKLENAVVETANYFFGLLDENDLDNGCFSGGYCPKFFLKLQKGDFNVNFSAGWQRDLAEKALYPSRLDTAKKQVLDKLQPQIIELYKQAKLLLTRIQFLEAVEKNLVPLSLLNAIQAQIEEIKAENSLVLISEFNATISKAVKDQPAPFIYERLGDRYRHYFVDEFQDTSQLQWENLIPLVDNTLSIEHPAGEFGSLTLVGDAKQSIYRWRGGKAEQFMELCQKRHPFSVEELEMLVLPNNYRSARTVVEFNNDFFKYTSGFFLHETHKNLFLNSGQGVVSSKEGYVNISFIEAENASEEMEAYPVRVLEIIEEVQENGRRLSDICILTRTRRESIAVANYLSEHAVPVISAESLLINRSPKIRFITAILQYCLDPGDKSLKFEILDYLLSENIEVENDFQFLEEHLKPEGEEFFKALEKNGISFSPVAATAMSVYEAVEYIIRAFSLEAVSDAYLQFYLDFVYEVSSSEGVGFFSFLEQWERKKDELSIVVPQGENAVQIMTIHKAKGLEFPVVIYPFANTQINDTAREHFWIELPENLNNNVEIAYLRAADKMKEWEGEAPQIYHELSCNSQLDALNVLYVAMTRPEQQLYVISKMDLDKKGNENTNRISGLLISYLRSTGKWDDGHVYHFGNPHEIISEERKPANSFEQESFFSSPTQGNGISIITRSGLMWNTRQQQAIEKGQLIHDLFAKIDTEADVEQVLENGKNDGLFASEEKEELKRSILEVTGHGELKKYFAQGVVNFNEREIISEDGAILRPDRLIFSGQKVSVIDYKTGAADPKHKAQISEYAHILEKMDFEIEKKILVYINDQIEVTFV
- the kbl gene encoding glycine C-acetyltransferase, producing the protein MYGKMKEYLEKEIKNIKEEGLYKKERIITSPQGAEITLEGGKKVLNFCANNYLGLSSHPEVIQAAKDAMDSHGFGMSSVRFICGTQDIHKDLERKIADFYGMDDTILYAAAFDANGGVFEPLLTAEDAIISDSLNHASIIDGVRLCKAARYRYENGNMEDLEEQLKAANEKGARFKIIVTDGVFSMDGLVAPLDEICDLADKYDALVMIDECHATGFIGQDGIGTLEEKGVLGRIDIITGTLGKALGGAMGGYTVAKKEIIEILRQRSRPYLFSNSLAPAIVGASIKVFEMLAKDDSLRNKVKENTKYFKQGIKDAGFEIIDGKAAIVPVMLYDAKLSQKMADRLLEEGIYVIGFFYPVVPKGKARIRVQLSAAHTREHLDKAIAAFKKVGKELDVIR